From the Magnetococcales bacterium genome, the window GCCGCCGGGATGAAATGCTCAAACGGGCCCAAGGCCGCAAGACCGTACCGCAGATTTTTATCGGGGATCACCATGTGGGAGGGTGCGACGACCTGTATGCCCTGGAGTCGGAAGGTAAACTGGATGCCCTCCTGGGGCGTGGATAGACACCATGGCTGGCAACCCGATCATTCCCGATGCGCGGTCGGTTTTGGCGGCGGTGATCCAGCTTTGTTCCGGATCGGACCGGGCGGCCAATCTGGACCGGGCTGGCCGTCTCATGGACCGGGCCGTGGACCGGGGCGCTGAACTACTCGTATTGCCGGAAAATTTTTCTTTCATGGGGCAGACGGAAGAGGAAAAACGCCGCCATCGGGAGGATCCAGAGGCCAGCCCGTCTCTGCAATTCTTGGTGGAGCTGGCCAGACGGCGGCGCGTCTGGATTGTGGGAGGATCGATTCCCATGCTGGTTGCCGGGCAGGAGAAAAGCACGAGCAGTTGTTGTCTCCTCGATCCGCACGGCGAGATCCGCGCCCGCTATGACAAGATCCATCTTTTCGACGTGCGCCTTGGATCGGGTGAACCCTATCAAGAGTCGGCGGTGATCGTGCCGGGGCGAACCCCGCTCTGTGGCGATACCCCTTTTGGCCGGATCGGGTTGTCCATCTGTTACGATCTGCGCTTTCCGGAACTGTACCGACGGCTGGTGTCGGCGGGAGCGACCTTGTTGACCGTTCCCTCCGCCTTCACCCTGACGACCGGGAAGGATCATTGGGAGTTGTTGCTGCGGGCCAGGGCAGTGGAAAATTTTGCTTATGTCCTGGCGCCCAACCAGGGAGGGGTCCACCCGGGTGGCCGCCGCACCTACGGGCACTCCATGATCGTCGATCCCTGGGGGAGTGTCATCGCCCGCTGCCCCGATGGAGAAGGGTTTGCCATGGCGGAACTGGATCCGGTCCGGGTTTCGACTTGTCGGGAACAGATACCCTGCCTGGCGCATCGTGTTCTTGCGGACCGATAAACGATTGAAAGACTGGGATGGAGGTCCAGGAGGAAGGGCTGCGCCCTTCCTCCTGGTGGGGTTCGGGGCGAAGCCCTGACAATATCTTTCATGTCAAAGCTTTCCATTTGGACTTTGCCGAGGTTGACCCATGATTATCAAAACCCTGAGCATCACCTGCGATTTGTTCGACGCCATCCCCCGCATCCAGGCACAGTTGGGAGCGGCTGGATTTACAGCGGATTTTCTCCCCCTGTTGCGGCACATCCACGACAATCTGGCCCAGGGCCCCAACCCGGATATCAGCACTCCCCTGGTGGATGCACTTGATTGGGGGTTCCACAGCCCCATTCAACCCGTCGTGGAGACCATCATTCAGGCTCAACGTTTCGACTGGCGTTTCATCACCGGGCGACGGCGCCGTTTCAAGGCATTGGCGCCCGGGCAGCCGGTGGCGCCGAATCTGGCAACCCTGTGGCAACGCGCCCTGGAGAAATCCACAGCCTGCATGGCCCATTACGGCAGCGCTTCCTCCTGAGAGGCGTTGGATCCGCAGGACGGGCAGGCTGTCAATCCAATGGCTGGTCCATACCCGTGATCCGATCAAAAATATGGTGTTCGGCATAGAGTTTCCAGAAATGGTAACGCTGGGCGTAGGGATCCGCCACTTGAACGCGGCATATCCCCCATGTTTTTTCCAACAAGGATGGGTCTGCGAGGGCCGCACGGCGCAAGACTGCCCAGTCGTTGCGACCACCCCGGGCAATGACATCATCAATGGCCGCAAGGGTGAATGTCTGGTGATTCAAATGCCGATGTTGCATGGTCGTGACGATCCTGAACGCACCGGGGCCCAGGGGGCTGGCTACCTGGCAGGTCCAGGACGCGGTTCTCCTTTTGGAACCAAAGGCCCCTGAATGGCCAGGTCTCCCGAGCGGCCCTCCACCTGACCCCATGTCACAGTGTGCAAGGGGAGATGTTCACCTGCCAGACGGCCATGGAGATCGGCCAAGGTGCCGATGACACAACCCGCTTGTCGCCACCCTCGCAAGAGGGCCTCCATGACCGGGAGCAACTTCATCCCCTCCAGCTCGGCGTGCAAAGTATAGACGTGACCCTGCGGACGAGGTGCCTGACTGGCGGCGAGAAGGTGTTGGGCAACATTGTCCGGGGTCAAACCATTC encodes:
- the grxC gene encoding glutaredoxin 3 — translated: MPEIVIYSTTTCPYCVKAKMLLDKKKATYQEINLTLDPSRRDEMLKRAQGRKTVPQIFIGDHHVGGCDDLYALESEGKLDALLGRG
- a CDS encoding carbon-nitrogen hydrolase family protein, whose product is MAGNPIIPDARSVLAAVIQLCSGSDRAANLDRAGRLMDRAVDRGAELLVLPENFSFMGQTEEEKRRHREDPEASPSLQFLVELARRRRVWIVGGSIPMLVAGQEKSTSSCCLLDPHGEIRARYDKIHLFDVRLGSGEPYQESAVIVPGRTPLCGDTPFGRIGLSICYDLRFPELYRRLVSAGATLLTVPSAFTLTTGKDHWELLLRARAVENFAYVLAPNQGGVHPGGRRTYGHSMIVDPWGSVIARCPDGEGFAMAELDPVRVSTCREQIPCLAHRVLADR